One Cucurbita pepo mitochondrion, complete genome DNA segment encodes these proteins:
- the atp9 gene encoding ATPase subunit 9: MLEGAKLMGAGAATIALAGAAVGIGNVFSSLIHSVARNPSLAKQLFGYAILGFALTEAIALFALMMAFLILFVF; encoded by the coding sequence ATGTTAGAAGGTGCAAAATCAATGGGTGCCGGAGCTGCTACAATTGCTTCAGCGGGAGCTGCTGTCGGTATTGGAAACGTGTTCAGTTCTTTGATCCATTCCGTGGCGCGAAATCCCTCATTGGCTAAACAATCATTTGGTTATGCCATTTTGGGCTTTGCTCTAACCGAAGCTATTGCATTGTTTGCTCCAATGATGGCCTTTTTGATCTCATTCGTATTCCGA